From the Roseofilum casamattae BLCC-M143 genome, the window TAATCTCAATTGATGCTCCCCAATAACCGTCTAAAACGTTTATCGTAAATTAGACTTAGGCTAACAGTAGCAACCCAGGCGACCTCAGCGCAATTGCGGAATTTACTGAGCAGCCTAGAGAATCTACGGAGGAGGACGATGGAGCTAACCCCAGTCCTCTGGCTCCACTAATCCCTGACGAACCCAACCGTTACTAATTTCGTACCCCCACTCTGGATGCTGCTGGCTCAGTTGGCGGGCCGCATCCGATTCGCCGATCGCGCACAATTCGACTAAGAGCTGATAGCCCCATTCTCGCTCGTTTTGTTGGCGCCTTTCTGCGGCATCTTTCCGCTCTGCGGGCGACATCATCGGCCGTCCCGGTTGCAAAATATCTATGCGATCGACTCGTTCCATTGGTTCATCTGCAGGCATAATCTCGAGGACTCTAAAATGGCAATGAGGGCTGGACTTGGTTATCAATAATCTCATATCCCCATTCCGGATGCTGTTGTAATTGTTGCTTCACCCAACTGCGCCCGATCGCGCTTTCATAAGCGTTTTGCAGATGTTCCAAAGAAGGTCGTTCTGAGGTCTCGAGTCCCTCCACTGACTCGGATTTCGACCGTTGCTCCAGTGGCTGCTCGTTGTTTGAATCTCGGACACTCGGTAATACTGTTTGTGCACTTGGCGCAGACACCTGCAACAGTTTCGCCATCACCTGCTCCTTATTCACTGACGCTCGCTCCGAGAACGACGGAGGCAGATAGGGCGTTGCCACTCCTTGCTTTTTCGCTGCCAGCGCTCGGTCGGCCAGGCGATCGCATTTGCGCAAAAAACCCTCCCACAAATCCCCCGCCAACACGGGTTTGCGCAGATCGGCTCGCGCTCGAGACACTGCCACTTCCAAGGGTTCGCCTTTCTGCACGTAATATTGAATCCGTTCTTCCTCAAACGCCGGATACGGCACTCCCGGTTCCACTTCCCACTCTCGCTTCACCTGTTGCGTCGAACCCAAAGGGGCGCCAGCAGCAAACTCATCCCAAAAGGGAGAAATAATCCCTTTCGTCAACCCATCAACCACCTTAAATGCCCATCCCGAGGGATTTTCCATCCCTCGTTGCTTGGCATAATCGAGCAGTTGTCTCTGGAACTGTTCCAACTCTTCGGCGGACTGCCAGGGGCCGCGAAATTGATAGTTCGGGGTCACGGTAACGGCGATGGGCTGGCGCTGGGGAGGAAAATAAGGATCGGGTGGCGTTTCTGGAGGCGTTTGGGGACGAGCCGTAGTGCCGCTCAACCCCCGTTCTAGGCTCTCCAGATTTAAGCAACACTGCAAGCGTGCTCCCGTTCCTCGGCGCTCTTGCAATAGATTAGCCGTTCGTAACTGCTGTCGGGCCAGCTCTTGTTCGGCAACCGTTAACCCCGTTTCCGCCATCATGCGATCGCCATCCACCACCACCCATTCTTGCTGTTGGTTGCTCTGCCATTCCAACAGTTTGCAAGCAAATATAGCAGCCGTGACGCCGCCGACTGCTGCTGCAATGTTCGGATAGTAAACCATGGGAGATCCCAGGTTGCACCAAAATCGAGTAAAAGGGGAGTTGCGATCGAAAACCATAGTAGGGAGTCCAAAGGGAATTAAACAGTCGGTGTTTTTTGCAACTCGGGTTTTTCTTCACCCACGATGGCTCCTTCAACGGGGCAGACTGCCAAGCACACTCCGCAATCAATACAGGTTTGGAAATCAATCCAATACCAATCGGTTCCTTGTTGATTTTTGCCCGGTCCGGGATGAATGCAATCAACAGGACAAGCCCCTACACAATCGGCAATTCCTTCACAAATCTCGGTAACAATAGTATGAGGCACGATAGTTCCCTTGGGTTTCGATGATGTTTCGTTAATGCAGTCTACTCAACGTTGACCGAGCTGCTCGAGGGTCGCTTCGCCTTCAGCATCAATCCAGGCAATGCGGTCAATACGCCGCCCTCGGGCATATTGGCGAACCGCATCTGGGGTTTCCCGGTCGATGAGGTTCACCTGTACGCGAATGTGCAGGTCTTTGGCGCGTAAGGTTTGGGCATAGGCAAAGGCCGCAGCACGAGCTTGAGGAGTTTCGGGTACGATTAACCAGTCACTGGCCCGAATTTCTTTCGGCAGGCGATCGCCGTTTTGCAAGACCTGTTGCAAGGCTTCAATATTCAAACAAAAGCCAATTCCGGCTAAACTTTGCCCTTGGGGATGATAGATACCCACCAGGCCATCGTAGCGTCCTCCTTGTCCCAAAGGTTTGACATTGTGTCCTTGGCAACTAGCGACCTCAAAGACCAAACCGCTGTAATAATCAAAAGTACGAATTAAACTTAAATCGAGAATAATCGGTAAGCTGTCGCGATCGCGGCGACTCTGTTGCAGCAAGTCTACCAGGGTTTTGAGATAACTTAGGCGCTCTTGCTCGTTCTCATTTAAATCGAGCTGACTGAGTTTCTCCAAGACCTCTGTCGGTTCGCCGCGCAGATCGAATAATAACAGAGCTAGCTCTTGCAACTGAGTGGATAAATCCTCAGCGCGCACCAGGTTTTGTAATTCTATATAATCTAGGGTAGAGATCGCCTTTCTCAGAGCCGGTTGTAGCTCTGGTGGAAATGCAGACAGTAGAGATTGGGTTAACCCAGCTTCGCCGATGGCAATGCGCCACTCATTGGCGGGTAACTCGAGAGACTCCAAACAATCAGCCAGCAATAACAAAATTTCGCTATCTCCAGCAACACCGGCTGCTCCTAACAATTCGACCCCAGCTTGATAGAACTCCTGTTGCCGTCCGTATTCGCCTTTGGGCGATCGCTGAAACACGTTAGCACTGTAATAAAACCGCTTCGGGTTGCTCACTTCCGCTTCATCCACATACCGGCGCGTTGCCGCCGTCCGGGCAATAGAAGCCGTCACTTCCGGTCGCAGTCCGAGCTGTTCCCGAGCATCTTGCAGTTGAATCACGCTCGATCTGGCGATCGCTCCACCGGCCATCAACGTATCGAGTCTCTCTAACGTTGAGGTAATGATCTGATGATATCCCCAGTGATGAAACACTTGATGCAAGCGGTCTTCCACCCAATTTTTTTGGGCCACATCCAAGGGGAGCAGATCCCGCGCACCTTGAGGAGATTGATACACCATTATTTTTTCTTCCCACCACCAATCGTAATCCCGAATATCTTAATCCCTTGACCGGCCTTTGGATCGTTTTTTCCAGTTCCGCCACTGGCTTTTTTACGAACCGCAGCCTCAACCTTCTGCTTCAAGACCATGGCTTGTTCGTTGTTGGGCTGGCCTTCCAGGGCTTTATTCAGGTGTACTTTGGCCATGGTGTGCTGCTTTTGCTTCAGATAAATTTCTCCGAGCAGAGTATGACAGTCGCTGTTGGTAGGGTCAAATTTGAGAGCATCCCGCAACTCCAAGATCGCCTTGGGAAAATTCTGCTTGTCAACCAGCTCTTTAGCTCGGCCGTAGTACCCCTCTACCGGCGATTTTTTCTCAACTTTGGGAGGGGGAGGCGGTGCTGCCGGGGCCGGTTTGGCAGCGCTGGAGGCTTTGGGTTTGGAGGATTTTGATTGGCTCGGAGCCGGAATGTTTTGGCCTCCAAGACGCATGAGATAAACTAGGTTGAGTTCGCTAATCTCTCCCGTGCTTTCGGTAAAGTTGTTTAAAGATTCGTATTGGCGAGCGGCGACATCGGCAAGAGCTTGCTTATACTCCGCTTCTACATTTTTCGATTGAGCTAACTTTTTCGCAACATCGCTTTGCAGTTGGTCGCCCGCTCCTTGCTGGTTCGCTTGCTGTCCTTTCAGCTTCAGCATCACCATGTATTCTTTAACTTCTTTATCCTGAGTGAGTTTCTCGTAGGCAGGATTCACCAGTTTGGAAAGAACTTGGCTTGCTTGTTCTTTTTCCTCAGGAGTAGAAGCATTTCCGCTATCGGGATGCAAGAACTTGGCAATACGCATATAACGTTTGCGGATTTCCCGACTATTCGCATCAATAGAAACCCCTAAGATGGCGTGATGGTCGGTGAAGTCAAGTTGGAATAAGCCTTGGTCAAGGTTAAAAGACATACTGCGCAGTTTCACTCTACCAATAGATGATTAACAATTCTAGTGTACTCTTGTTTTCTCGTGCAGAGCTGGTACGATCGCCTATTCTTGGGCTGGGAAGCTCAGAGGGGCAGCATTTTCTCAGGATAGGGAGAAACTCGAGCGAGCTGGGTTATCATCTCTGGATGCAGATGACTGTTGGTGGCTAAGAGACGGCCGCTCCCTAGGTCTTGCGGACTGCCATCATAGGCGGTGACTTTGCCGCCCGCTTCTTCAACGAGGACGATGCCAGCGGTGATGTCCCAGGGAGATAATCCTCTCTCCCAATAGCCATCTAAGCGCCCGCAAGCGACGTAGGCTAAGTCCAGGGCGGCCGAACCGCCGCGCCGAACGCCTTGAGTTAAGTGGGTGAAATAACAGAATTCGGCATAATTATTATCGGGGGTTTCCCGGCGATCGTAAGCAAAACCGGTTACCAAGAGGCTATCGCTCAGTTGCGTGGTAGCAGATGGGGCGATCGCCTTCCGGTTTAGGGTAGCGCCCAGTCCTTTCGCCGCGCGGAAGAGTTCTTGACGATGAGGATCGAAGACGACGCCAACTTGAGGGACTCCGTCGATAAGTAAGCCAATGGAGACGGAGAAGTTGGGATAACTGTGGGCATAGTTGGTGGTGCCGTCGAGAGGATCGATCGCCCAGAGGTAGGGACTTTGGCGATCGCCTCGTTCTCCAGATTCTTCCGCTAATATGCAATGATCGGGAAAGTGACGCTGGATAATGTCGAGAACCACCGCTTCTGAGGCTTGGTCGGCTTCGGTGACCACATCTCCAGGACGGCCTTTGGAGCGAATATCTTGCAATTTTCCATAGTAGGACATTACCACGGCGCCGCCAGCTAGGGCAGCTTCTGTCGCAACATCGAGATAAGTAGACAGTGACTGGACGCTCATCTAAAATTTTGGGTCTGAAACCCCATCCTTCCAGGACGGCTTTACATTCAAATTGTACAGCCAAAGTCAGCTATAGCGCTTTCCGCGCGATGCGGACACGAATGCGCTAGGGAAAGAGCAGGCCCAGTCCAGTGACAAATAATATTCCTGCAAGTACGGTAAGAAACAGGCTCCGAGAGATTACCGCAACAGCGATCGTCGGTATCGATCCGAGAAGGTAAAGATTATCTGTATTGAACTGCAGGCTGCCTTCTTGTAGCAGCAAACTTGGTAGTAGCATTGCTCCGATAACCGAAATAGGAACGTAGCGCAACCAAATTTGTACGGCTGGGGGCAATGTTCGGGTTGAGAGAAACCAGGCAGGTAAAAGTCTAGGTAAATAAGTCACTATTGTCATTCCGACAATGACCTGGAAGATTTGTTCTTGTTCCATAGTTCAATAGCTAAACCTAGAGTCGAACAGATAACGGTTGCCAAAATAATATTCCAATGGTTTATTCCATTTAAAAGAGCGAGCGTTGCGATCGTACCTGCGAGAAGAGCAATAAACATCGATAGCCATGTCTTGGTCAAGATTGCCAGAAGCGCAATAAACATTGCCACTAGAGCATAATCGAGGGCTAAGAAATTCATTTTTTGCAATGAAGGTCCAATGACAATACCCAGATAGGTTCCTAAAATCCAGACTCCGTGCGTAATTGCATTTATCGTAATGGCTTCAGTTTTATCTAAGGATTTCTCCTCGAATTTTCCGGCATGAATGGCAAAAGACTCATCGGTAATTCCATAAGTAAAAAAGGCAATTTCATACCACCTCCAACCTTTGAGGTGCGGCCCGATCGCGGAAGAAAACAGCATATGTCTCAAATTGATCGCGAAAACTGTGGCAATAATTACTATGGGCGATATGTCGAGTACCAGTAATTGGATTGCGATAAGCTGAGATGCCGCCCCTAAAACCATGGCACTCATCAGCAAAGTATTGAGAGGTGATATCCCAGAATTGAGGGATAATACTCCGAAAGCAATACCAACTGGAATGTAACCTAAAATGATTGGAGTCGATTGAAGAAAACCTGCTTTCAAAGAGTCGGCTTGCCGTTTGCTCATAAACCTTTGCTTGGATTATCTCATAATTGTACGATACCGATTTCAAGGGGATGACTTTTGGGTTGAGGGCGATGTTTGACGGCGAAATTGTTGTGGAGTGAGGCCCATGGGGTTGTCCGTATTCCAAATTCCTAACTCCAGAATTCTGGCTCGTTGCCCGGCGTACTGGAGTCGCTGGCTATATCGAGTATTCGGAAACCATTCCTCAGCTAAAGCATACCCTTGTTTGACCATCTCTTCGTTAATCAATTGTTCCTCATGCCAAACGTAAACCAGTTGACGCTGGTAGCGGTCTTCTTTCTCGCGATCGTATTCGAGAATAACAGTTTTTCCTTTCACCTGTTGCTCCAGGGCTTCCTTGGCTGCTTTTCCCCAAGGTTCTTGTTCCAGTGAAGGAGCGCTAATGCCGAGCAAGCGAGCGGTTTGCGTTGCCGATCCACCTTCGGGGAGCACCTCTAGGGAATGTCCGCCGATCGCCCGCAAGACGATGACGGGGGTTCCGGAGGGGGTCTGGTTTGCTTGGCATCCCGAGTAACTCAGACACCCTGCGAGCAGAATTGGTAAGATAAATCTTCCGATCTTCATTCGTTCGTCTCAATTGCCAGTTATTGCGAAAATTGGCAAGATTCGCAATAACTGGCTCTGTTCTAAGCTGCTAGGACAAAATCTACCTCATCGGTGCCATCGGTGGCTCCTTGTCCGGATGTAATTTTTTCACCGGTTGCCTCAACTTCAACGGCCATGGGAGTATCTTCCAGATTGATATTGTAGTCCGTGCTCTCTCCGGTATAACCGACACTGGCAATCATTTGCCGTCCGGCGTCAGTGTAGAGAAAGGCAAGCATTTGCTTCTTGCCTTGTTGGGTATCGTCTGCCCAAATCACCATGTAAGACTCGTCCATATACTCGAAAATCTTGGGCGAGCGATTGGGAACGTAACGACCGGCCGAACCAAAGCTTGCATCTAAGAAGCCTTGTACGGACTCTGGCGCAACGTTCACATATTGGAGAGCTTCTTCCGGGGTTGAATAGGAAGACATCTGTGCCACGGCGGCTTGTTCGGCTTCCTCCGCCGCTGCCTCATCGTTGAGATCGCCTTCTACCGGTTCTTCCTCTCCCCGGTTGCGCAAGTAATCGACGGCCATTTTTGTCCCAATACCGCCGACGGCAGCGACTCCAGCACCTATGAGTAAATTGCGAAGTTTCATTGTATAGCTTGTATCTGGTTACAATCGATAGCATCGCACCAATCTTATCACTGCCTTTCGTGCCGGCTGGATTTTCAAAGAATTAATACGGAATCTGGAAATTATAAGGGAACAGGGAACTGCGAGAGTCATTCAATACCTCGATCGCCCGAAGATCGCTCCCCATTGTTAATTGTTAATTATTAATTGTTAATTGATATAATGCCTCTACAAAAAGTATTGGGCGAGCGAGTGAGACTATTGGGGAGTAAACGGAGCCATTTATCTCGATTCAAAATTAGGAATAACCCAGCGATCGCATTAGTCTTAATTTGGCTGGTAACCGCCGTTAACGATCGCCTCTGGTTTGCGATCGATCGCCGCATTCCCGCTTGGGACCAGGCGGACTATCTCAACTGGGTCTTGGAATATTGGCACATTCTGCAAACTCCGGAGTGGTTTTCTGGCGAGTGGTGGTATCAGTTTTGGCTGGCTTCTCCCAAAATTCCGCCTCTAGTGTACGCGACGGCTGCGCCATTTCTGAGCTGGTTTGGGCGATCGCCGGATGCGACAACTTTAGTCATGCTCTTCTATAGCGCGATTCTCATCCTCTCGGTCTATGGGTTAGGCAGGAAACTGGGGAATTCGCGCATGGGTTTATGGTCGGCAGGATTGTGTACTTTATTGCCGGGACTCTATCGCTATCGCCTCGATTTTCTTCTCGACTATCCCCTGGCGGCCATGGTTGCTTTTAGTCTTCTCCATGTGACGCTCTGGCATTTCTCTGACTCGAGCAAACATCGCGATCGCTGGATTCTGGCTATCCTCATGGGAATTTCCATCGGACTGGCACTACTGAGCAAACAAACGGCCTTATTTTTCCTCTTCACCCCGATCGCTATTTCCGGCATCAGTACGCTCTATCATCGACAGTGGCAGCGCTTCTTGCAATGGTTGTCTGCTATGGCTGTTGCCCTCCTCATACTCTACCCTTGGGTGCGCACTAACTGGTTGCTAATTCTCACGTCTGGGAAACGAGCAACCGTAGATTCTGCGATCGCTGAAGGAGACCCCGCACTGCATACTCTCGATGCTTGGCTCTATTATTGGAAAGCTATTCCAGAGTTAGTCTCTTGGCCCTTATTGCTGATGCCAATTATCGGCGCGATCGGTTTTGCTATTGCGAAGTTTACCAAATCGAGCGATCGCCAAACACAAAACCAGCTTATCCCAGAACGGAATAAGGTTCTCTTCCTCGGCGGATGTTTAGTCGGCGCTTATTTGCTCTGTTCTCTCAACGTCAATAAAGATATCCGTTATATCCTTCCCGCGCTTCCTCTGCTCTGCGTTCCCTTAGCCTGGGGACTATGTCAGTGGGAGAGTCTCAGTCAAAAATGGGCCCCGAAGGTACGGTGGGGAACCATAGGATTAGCCAGTCTTCTACTGCTGCTCAATCTCTATCCTTTGGGAGGCGCGCGCTTAACTCAATGGTTGAGTCCGAGGGCAACCTACTATCCCTATTGGGGTTCGCCTGCACCTCATGCGGAAATTATTGATGAAATTATTGCCACAGAACCGTACTTAAAATCTAATGTTGGGGTTTTGCCGTCTACGCCAACGATTAATCAGCATAATATTAACTACTACGGTCAATTACAAGACTTTCAAGTCCACGGCCGGCAAGTGGGGACGAATAGCGAGTATACCGTACAGGATGGGCGATCGCTCTCTTGGTTTATTACGAAAACTGGCGATCCGGGATCGGTTCCCAGTTTAGCGCAACAGCAGATAACTCAATTTATCGAAACTAGTGGTTTGTTTGCACCCCATCGCAGTTGGCCCCTCGATGATGGAAGTACTCTCACGCTGCATCATCAAACGACTCCATCAGTCCAAGTTATTCCCTTAGAGCAAAACTTATCGGAAGTTCGGCTTTATAATCTGTATGTTTCCAGTCCGTCTCCTCCAGGATATCCGGTTCCGGTGACCTATCAATGGCGCGGCCCCTGGCGGGATTTGCGATCGGGATTAGTCTTAGTCACGTGGTATCGCGAGAGCGACAATAGTATTGCCTGGATACACGACCATGGCTTTGGTATGGGAAGATTGTATGCGGCTGAGGCGATCGCTCCCAATACTACAGTACAAGTAACGGAGCTGACTTCCATGTTACCGCCAGCGGATCTGGAACCGGGAAACTATCGCCTAGAGATAGAATATTTACCAGACCGCAACCCGGAAACTACGGCACGACCCATTTCTCTACCGCCGATTTCGATTACCTTATCTTCAGAAGCGCCACCGCAACCGGCTTCCGAACTGGACTTATCCACCCAGTTTCGCACCTTAGCCGCAACCCTCTCTCAAGGACCTGTCGCTCTCGATCGCATTTTCGCTGAAATCGGTCGCATCAATCAATACGACGCGAACCAAGATTACTTACTGCAATGCGATCGCGCCCTAAGTTATCGCTTGCAGACTTATGGCGATAATCCAGACTGGTGGTATGGGGTAGTGCTCTCGCGAGTCTTGCGCCAAGATATACCCGGAGCAATTTCCGCGATTAATTCTCTCATTACCCTAGAACCAAATAATCCCTATCCCCATGCCTATTTAGCCGTAGTCTATCTTTACAACTGGCAACCGCAAAACGCACAAAACGCACTAGAAGTTGCCTTACAGCTCAATCCTGACGAGCCAGAAATTCAAGCCTTACATGCCATTTCTCTCGCCATGCAAGGCCGTTTGCTGAAAGCGTGGCAACTGGTGCAAACCCTTTCTCCCGACAATTAACGAGCTATTCCTAATAATGTTCCGAGAGAACGACCCATATTTTTCGGATCGAGAGCATCAACCGCTGCCGTAGGTTCGTATCCGCAATGCACCATACAATCGGTACATTTAGGATTTCCACTGCGATGGCCGTAGTTTTCCCAGTTGGTATTGTCGAGCAATTCTTGGAAACTATCGTAATAGCCTTCATTCAGTAAATAGCAAGGTTTTTGCCAACCCAAAACGCTGTAACTCGGACTTCCCCAAGGAGTACAATCGTAATCTTTTTCGCCGGTCAGGAAATCCAAAAATAGAGGATTGTGATTGAATTCCCAATTCTTTTTCCCTAACTTAAAGGGCGAGAGAATTTCGCGGAATAAGGCTTTGGTTTGTTCCCGTTGCAGGAAATGGTCTTGGTCTGGTGCCCAGGCATAACTATATCCCGGTGAAACCATCATGCCATCTACCTTTAATGTTGCCAAAAAATCAAAGAATTCTTGCACCTCTTGGGGATTAGCGCCTTCAAATACCGTCGTGTTGGTGGTGACGCGAAATCCTTTGGCTTTGGCAGCGCGAATGGCTTGCACGGCAACCTGAAAAACACCGTCGCGATCTACGCAGCGATCGTGAGTTTCTTGCAATCCATCTAAGTGAACGCTAAAGTTGAGATAGGGAGAAGGTTGGAAGCGATGCAGATTTTTTTCCAGTAAGATGCCGTTGGTGCATAAATAGACGAACTTCCGGCGATCGACTAATCCCTTGACAATTTCTCCAATTTGTGGGTGTAAAAGCGGTTCTCCTCCAGGAATAGAAACTACGGGAGCGCCGCATTCTTCCACTGCTGCAAAACATTGTTCTGGGGTAAGATTTTGCTTGAGAATTTCTTTGGGATGCTGGATTTTTCCACAGCCGGAACAAGCGAGATTGCAGCGAAATAGCGGTTCGAGCATTAAGACGAGGGGGAATTTTTTTCGCCCGAGCAGGCGCTGGGTGACTAAATATTTTCCAACTTCAATGGCTTGTTGAAGGGCAATGGCCATAATAACTCCTGTTAGGGTAATTGGGGAATATATTCTCTAAACCACTGTACCGCATCGTTGATGGCGATCGCGATATCGGATTGGGGCAAACCCAGCTCCCGAACGGCTTTCGCGGCATTGTAATACATGGGATGTTGCGACATGCGCACGCCATCGAGGGGAACGGAAGGCGGTTTCCCTAGAGGTGCGAGGATCTGTTCGTCTATCCAGGCTACCGTTAGTGGCAGCCATAGCGGAAGGGTTTGCGTTGGTGCCGGAATACCTGTAGTTTGGGACAGATGGTTGAGGAAGGTTTTGAGGGTAAGATTTTGATGGCCGAGGATGTAGCGATCGCCCTTTTTTCCGTTCTCTAATGCTAGGATATGCGCGATCGCCACATCCCGCACGTCGATAAAGTTTAATCCCGTCTCCACATAAGCCGGCATATTCCCCTGCAAAAACCGCAGAATAATATCTCCGGTAGGCGTCGGTTTCCGATCCCAAGGACCGATGGGAGTACTCGGATTGACGATAACAATATCTTGACCCAGTTTAACCGCGTTGTCAGCTTCTCGCTCCGCCCAATATTTCGATTTCTTATAAGCTCCAATCAAATCTTCTACCGGACTTTGATGGGTTTCGTCTACGGGAGTCCCATTCTCGCTAACTCCGATCGCCGCCACCGAGCTAGTATATACCGTACGCTCGACTCCCGCGTGTCGCGCTGCCGCCAGCACCTGACGGGTTCCCAATACGTTATCGCGATAGAGCGCATCTTTGTCGTTTTGCCACAAGGAATAGCGCGCGCCGCAATGAAACAATACCTGACATCCTTGCATTTTTTCTGCTAAGTCGGAAGAGTGGAAATCTCCAACAACGGTTTCAATCTCCAAACTATCGAGGTTAGCGCGACAGCTTTGCGGACGAACTAAGGCGCGAACTTGGTAATTTTGCTGGAGGAGCGATCGCACTAAGTTGGCGCCGACAAATCCCGTTCCTCCCGTGACAAATGCTCTCATAAGTTATTCGCGATCGCGGTGACGGTGCTGTTCGAGCAGTAGAGCAAAATTCTTCGGATCTACTTCTCCATAGACTCGATCTTGGGGTTGAGCATCAACGCGATCCATTAATGCTTGAAATGCGGCGAGGTCATTTCTATGTTCGAGAACGTATTGTTTTAGTTCTGCCATTGTCATCATGTCAAAGTCAGATTTCATTTATGAATCTCCAATTTCCATTAGGGTAGACTTCAATTAAAATCTCTTCTCCTGCCATTATTATGGCATTTCCAGTTCTCTCATCTAAACGTACCATATCCACAGAAAGGTACATAGTAGTGAGGTTTTGACAAAACTGGAAGCATCTCAGTACTTGTTGAGTTGTTGGCAATTACGATCGCTCCTCTTGACTATAGCTCTATGGTATCGTTATCTGAGCGATCGCTTATCTCTCCTCTGGTTGTTACTTGTGGAGATGGGGCATAATGGGCGTTCGGGTTGCCGAAACCCTTAGGCGATCGCTATTATTACAGTAACTAAAGGAATTTTAAACAGTTATGGATAACTTAGATCGAATAAAATCTATCTTCAACAAAATTTCAGAAAGCCAGCTTACTGACGCTGATATAAGTGAATTAGTCACTCTATTGAATTCCTGTGAAGTTAAGGGTTCGATACAAATAGGTAAAAACAACATAATAATTAGCGAAATTGATGGGAAAGATATTCATTTTGGCGATCGCACTTACTATCAGTGGAATGAAGAGTTAGTACAATCTCTCATCAAATTAATTGAGGGAAATCAACAAGCTATTGAATCTTTACTCAAATCACTACAACCGTCGGTTAATAAGTCTAAAATAAACTTTCCGAAGATCGCCAAAGAGAATCTACAGGAAAGATTTAATGAAATTGGCATTACCACCAATCCCTTAACTCGTGCAAGAGGTATCGATCGTTCCATTAATGATGTATATGTAGCTCTTGGATTAGTCCAGCGCGGAGGACAGAGCAAAAGAGAGGAGGACGTAAGCTCAGATCGGGGATCGTTACTGTTTGAAGAGAAAAATATTA encodes:
- a CDS encoding DUF6888 family protein gives rise to the protein MPTTQQVLRCFQFCQNLTTMYLSVDMVRLDERTGNAIIMAGEEILIEVYPNGNWRFINEI
- a CDS encoding DUF6887 family protein, which gives rise to MKSDFDMMTMAELKQYVLEHRNDLAAFQALMDRVDAQPQDRVYGEVDPKNFALLLEQHRHRDRE
- the hpnA gene encoding hopanoid-associated sugar epimerase, which produces MRAFVTGGTGFVGANLVRSLLQQNYQVRALVRPQSCRANLDSLEIETVVGDFHSSDLAEKMQGCQVLFHCGARYSLWQNDKDALYRDNVLGTRQVLAAARHAGVERTVYTSSVAAIGVSENGTPVDETHQSPVEDLIGAYKKSKYWAEREADNAVKLGQDIVIVNPSTPIGPWDRKPTPTGDIILRFLQGNMPAYVETGLNFIDVRDVAIAHILALENGKKGDRYILGHQNLTLKTFLNHLSQTTGIPAPTQTLPLWLPLTVAWIDEQILAPLGKPPSVPLDGVRMSQHPMYYNAAKAVRELGLPQSDIAIAINDAVQWFREYIPQLP
- the hpnH gene encoding adenosyl-hopene transferase HpnH produces the protein MAIALQQAIEVGKYLVTQRLLGRKKFPLVLMLEPLFRCNLACSGCGKIQHPKEILKQNLTPEQCFAAVEECGAPVVSIPGGEPLLHPQIGEIVKGLVDRRKFVYLCTNGILLEKNLHRFQPSPYLNFSVHLDGLQETHDRCVDRDGVFQVAVQAIRAAKAKGFRVTTNTTVFEGANPQEVQEFFDFLATLKVDGMMVSPGYSYAWAPDQDHFLQREQTKALFREILSPFKLGKKNWEFNHNPLFLDFLTGEKDYDCTPWGSPSYSVLGWQKPCYLLNEGYYDSFQELLDNTNWENYGHRSGNPKCTDCMVHCGYEPTAAVDALDPKNMGRSLGTLLGIAR